The genome window CGGCAGCTTCAGGGCGCCGGCCAGGTTGAACCCTTCGTGAAAGTCCCCCTTGGAGGTGGCGCCGTCGCCGAAGTAGGCCGCCACGGCCGACCGGTCGCCCCTGGCCCTGGCCGCCAGCGCCGCCCCTGTGGCATGGGGGATGTGGGTCCCCACGGAAACGCAGATGGGAAAGAGGTTCATGCCGTCCGGTGTCCGTAGTCCCCGCTCGTCGCCGCCCCAGTACTGGAAGAGCTGGTGGACCGGGTAGCCGAGGGTGAGGTGGGCGCCCATCTCCCGGAAGGAGGGGAAGACCCAGTCGCTTGGCTGAAGGGCGAAGGCGCTCCCCACCTGGGCCGCCTCCTGGCCCAGCACCGAGGGGTAGGTGCCGATCCTGCCCTCCCGCTGGAGCGCCAGGGCGCGGCGGTCAAAGGTACGGGTCAGGAGCATCAGGTAGTGGAGCCGCCGCAACTGGTCGCCCGAAAGGCCGGGGAGGAGCGCCTCGTCCGCCGTGCCGTCCGCAGCGATGATCTCGATCCGCCGGACGCCGAATGTCTGAATCGTTGTTTCGGGCATGGGATCACTCTCGTTCAGGTTGATGATGCCGCAGGCCCGGGCACTGAGGGTGTCGCGGCCCGGTTGTCATCGCCGTGTTACGAGCAAGGATACCAGAGTGTTCCGGTTTCGCATCACTTGCCGCCGGGCGCAGGCCCCGAAGCGGCCGGCGGCCCGCTGTTGGCTGCCAGGAGGAGATCGGCCTCCGCCTCCAGTTCGCGCATGACGCGGCGGGTGTAGAGTATGGAAACGGCCGCCGCGCTCCAGGTGACGAGCGCGAACCCCCACCAGATGCCGGGCAGTCCCCAGCCGAGCCGCAGGGCCAGAAGCCAGAAGACCGGCACCGGGGCCAGAATCTGGCGGAACAGCCCGATCCAGAGGGCGAAGGCGGGGCGCTGGAGCCCCTGGAGGGCCGAGTTGTTCACGTACAGGATCACATAGGCCCCGAGCACCAGGGCCTCCACCCTCAGGAATCCCGCCCCCCGGGCAACCACTGCGGGGTCGTCGGTGAACAGGCCCACCAGGGGGGCCGCCGTGGCCATCATCAGCACCGTCCCGGCCACCATCATCAGGAGTCCGGCCCGCAGAGCCCGGGACAGGGCCTCCCGCACCCGCGCCAGCTTTCCCGCGCCGAAGTTCTGGGCCACCAGGGACAGGACCGCCACGTTCAGCCCCATGGCCGGCAGGAGCACGATCTGCTCGATGCGGGTGCCGATGCCGTAGGCGGCCACCGCTTCTTTCCCGAACCGTCCCGCGAACCAGGTGATCACGAAGATGCCCAGGGACACGGTCAGCATGTTGAGGCTTGCCGGGAATCCCTGGCCGAAGAGCCGACGGAACGCCTCCCGCCGCGGTGCCATCAGCCGCCACGACCGCCCCGACAGAAGCCCGGTCCGCCGGACCCGGCCCAGGAGGTAGAGGTTGCCCGCGGCCTGGATCATCACCGTGGCCAGGGCGATGCCGCCGATGCCCATGGCCGGGATGCCGAAGCCGCCGTACATGAACCAGGGGTCCAGGGCCAGGTTCAA of Geobacter anodireducens contains these proteins:
- a CDS encoding pyruvate dehydrogenase (acetyl-transferring) E1 component subunit alpha yields the protein MPETTIQTFGVRRIEIIAADGTADEALLPGLSGDQLRRLHYLMLLTRTFDRRALALQREGRIGTYPSVLGQEAAQVGSAFALQPSDWVFPSFREMGAHLTLGYPVHQLFQYWGGDERGLRTPDGMNLFPICVSVGTHIPHATGAALAARARGDRSAVAAYFGDGATSKGDFHEGFNLAGALKLPVVFICQNNQWAISVPLAAQTASQTLAQKALAYGFEGIQVDGNDVLAVFRATGEALARARNGGGPTFIECLTYRMADHTTADDASRYRPPADVEAWRDRDPLLRFERFLAKRGLWNGDYGAEVQAQAEGEIDEAVRRYESVPPPEPGEMFTCACAELSRRQRRQQENIR